The genomic region GACCCGCAGCAGGAACCGGTCCAGTTGCGCCTCGGGCAGCGGATACGTGCCCTCGTACTCGATGGGGTTGGCGGTGGCCAGCACGTGGAACGGCTCGTCCAGCTTGTACGTGACGCCCTCCACCGAGACCTGCTTCTCCTGCATGGCCTCCAGCAGGGCGGACTGGGTCTTCGGTGGCGTCCGGTTGATCTCGTCGGCGAGGAGGAGGTTGGTGAAGACCGGCCCCGCCCGGAAGCTGAAGTCACCGGTGCGCTGGTCGTAGAGGAAGGAGCCGGTGACGTCGGCGGGAAGCAGGTCCGGGGTGAACTGGAGCCGGCGGAAGTCCAACCCGAGCGCCTGGGCGAACGACCGCGCGGTGAGCGTCTTACCCAAGCCCGGCAGATCCTCCAGGAGCACGTGCCCACCGGCCAGGATGCCGGCGAGGACCAACTCCAACGAGTCCCGCTTGCCGACCACGACGGTGCCGACCGCGTCCAGGACCGCCCGGGCCAGGCGACCGACCTCGGCGGCGGGCATGCTGCGGTCCACGTCGTTCATCAGATCTTCTCCAGTTCGGCGACGATCACCGCGAGGTCGCGCGGCGACGGGGGGCGGCGGGGCGGGGTTTCCAGGAACGTCCACAGCCGGTCACCCAGTAGGGCACGGGCGCGGACCGGATCCGACTCGCGGGTCACGGCGTGCTTCAGGCGCAGCCGCTCGTCGGCCAACTCCCCGAGTCGGGGCAGGATCACCCCGCTGAAACGTTCGGGTCGTGTCGTGGACCAGTCCAGCGGCAGTTCCCAGCCGTTGATGGCGGCCCGCAGCGCATCCCGGGCACCCCAGTTCCAGGTGCCGTCGTCATAGCGGACGGCAGGCGTCCGGGACTTCCCCCCGGCTGGCGGCGCGAGAGCGGCGGCGACCCGACGCACCGCGAAAACCGCGAAAACCCCGGCGACCAGGATGACAAGCGAAACCTTCAGGCCTACCGCACGCAGACCGACGATCAGCACGACGACCACCGCCGCGTTGGCGGCCAGTGCGCGCAGGACACGCCCGGCCCGACCGCCCCGGCCCCGGTCGTCGCTGCGCGCCCGCTCCTCCTCGAAGGTGAGCAGGTCGTCGATGCTGGCGCTGCCACTCACGGTGACACCTTCGTTCGCGACTGCGGGGCTCGCAAACCCGGCTCACTCCTCGCGCTCACGGTGACACCTTCGTTCGCGACTGCGGGGCTCGCAAACCCGGCTCACTCCTCGCGCTCACGGTGACACCTCGGGAGCACCCATCGTCACTATCGCCAGCTCGCCGCGCAGCCGACGCAGCGCGGCGCGGGCCTGGTCACGGGTGCCCTCGTCGACGTCCCGGGTGGCGTACCGGGCCTCGCGGTAGACGTGTGCGAACTCGGCCAGCACGTCGGCGCTGACGATTGCCGGAACCCCTGCCGACGGGTCGCCCCGCAACAGCCGGGTCACCAGGTCGGTAGGGGTGTCGCCGGGCTGGCGGGGAACACCGGCTGCTGCGGCGGCGTCCTCCAGGCGTACCCAACAGGCGATGACCGCGACGCGCGGGTCGGTGTCCTGGTCGTCCAACTCGACAAGGCCCGCGTCGAGGGCGGCGACCACCTCGCGGGCGGTGCCCTCGGCCGTACGCCGGGGTCGTTGCGCCGGCAGCGCCCGGGTGGTGCGGCGCACCACCCCGCGGATCAGGATCCAGGTGAGATAGCCCAGCACGACGAGGATGGCCAGGCCGAGCAGGGCGAGCGCCGCTGTCGCGATCCACTGCGGGATGTGCGCCTGGGTGGCCTCACCGGCGTCCCTCGGCTCCACCGGGTACGACGGGGCCGGCTGCTCCGACGGGTACTCGGGCACCCAGGGAATGTTCTCGGCAGCCGGCGGGATCCGGTTGGCCCCGATCGACGAGTTCCCGGAGGCCAGGGCAGCCGCGGCGAGCAGGGCGGCGACCGCACCCACCGGCCACCACCGCCGGAACAGGCCGACCACCGGGCGCAGCACCCCCGGCTCGACGGTCGGGGACGGCGTGGGCGGTCGCGTTCCGTCAGTCATCGCCACCACCCCACGCGTATCTCAGTCCACTTCGGCCAACTGTTTGGCCCGGCCGAAGACGTCGTCCAGCATCCCCGGCGTCAGCCGCCCGGTGAAGGTGTTCTGCTGGCTCACGTGGTAACAGCCGAGCAATTCTGGTACGGCCACGCCGGACCAGTGTGCCCCATGCCCGAACGCCGGTCGCGGGCTGGGCGGGCGCTGGCCGTACACCTGGCGTAGCACCGGCCACCACGCGGCCCAGGCGAACGCGCCGAGCGCGACCACGACGCGCAGGGTGGGCCGGATGAGGGTGACCTCACGGTGCACCCAGGGCGCGCAGGTGTCCCGCTCGACCGGGGTGGGCTTGTTGTCCGGCGGCGCGCAACGGACTGCCGCGAAGATCCGGGTGGTCCGCAGGGCCAGCCCGTCGTCGGCGGCGACGCTCGTCGGTTGGTTGGCCAGGCCGGCGCGGTGCAGGGCGGCGAAGAGCACGTCGCCCGACCGGTCGCCGGTGAAGATCCGGCCGGTGCGGTTGCCGCCGTGCGCGGCCGGCGCCAGGCCGAGGATGCCGATCCGCGCGTCGGCGGGGCCGAACCCCGGAACCGGGCGGCCCCAGTATTCCTGGTCGCGGAAGGCGGCCCGGCGGGTGCGGGCCACCTCCTCCCGCCACCGGACGAGCCGGGGGCAGGCGAAACAGTCGCTGACGGCAGCGTCCAGGTCGGCCAGGTCCTCCGCCCGCGCAGCGCGGGCGACGACCTGATCGGGGGTACGCGGCTCAGCCAAGCTTGCCCCGGAAGTGTTCCAGGGTGCGTGCCCAGGCGCTGGCGGCGGAGCGCTGGTCGAACGCCTCCGGCCGGTCGTCGTTGAAGAAGGCGTGCGCGGTGCCCGGGTAGTCGTACAGCTGGCAGCTGCCGCCGGCCTCCTCGATGGCCCGGCGGGCGGTCTGTACGCCCTCGCCGGACGAGGTGCCGTCCTCCTCGGAGCAGTGGATGAGCGCAGCCTTGCCGGCGTAGTCGGTCCAGTCGGGGCGCATCGATTCCCAGGGCAGCACGGGGTAGAAGCCGACTGTGGCGACGATCCGCTCGGAGAGCGTGGCCGACCACAGCGCCAGGCTGGCGCCGGCGCAGAATCCCACGGCGCCGACCTTACCGGTGACCTCCGGGCGACCGGCGAGATAGTCGGCGGCGCCGGCGATGTCCTTTGCCGCCTCGTCCATCCGCAGCGCCAGCAGCAGGCGCTGCGCCTCGTCGGGCTCGCTTGTCGTCTCGCCGTGGTAGAAGTCCGGTGCGAGGGCGACGAAGCCGGCCTCGGCGAACCGGTCGGCCACCGACCGGATGTGCGGGACCAGCCCCCACCACTCCTGGATGACGATGACAGCCGGGCTGGTCATTCCGCTGGCGGGTATCGCGAGATACCCCTCGCTCGTGCCACCGTTGCTGGGGTAGCTCACCATTTCGCCCATCGGCCCGTCCTCCTAGCGGTCAGTCATCGTTGGCTGGTCGCCCAGTGGTCCCACGTGCCGGTAGCCTGCCATGCCGTGACCGCGCCGGGGAAGACGCGGGAACAGTGGCATTCACCTCCTGTTTCCCCGGGCCCGTGACCCCGCTTACACCGATGGCGGCGAGGACGTGTCCTCGCCGCCATCGGCGTTGGTGCCTGGCCTGCGTGAGGCTCCGGTCAGGCCTTCTTGGTCAGGCAGAGCACGTAGCCGGTCTTGCCCGGTGCGATGCTGGAGAAGATGTAACCCTCGTCGTCTTCCTTGAAGAACTGGTTACAGGCGGTGTCGGCCTTGGCCTGGGCCTCGGTCTGGTCCTCCACCCGACCGACCACGTTGTACGCAGCGTCGGTGGAGGTGCACTCGACGACCTTGGCGCCGCTGACCTTCTCCTGCTCGGTGCCGGTGATCTCGGGCAGCTCGGCGATGCAGTCGCCCGCCTTGGCGTCGGCGGTCTCGTCCTTGTTCAGGAAGCTGCCGATACCGAACTTCAGGCCGGCGATGACGACGATCACGAGGATCGTGCCGATGATGCCGAGGGCTTTCTTTGCACCGGATTTCTTCGCCTCAGACGGGGCCGGAGGCGGCGTCGCGACGGCCGGCTGGGGTGTTGCGGCGTCGGACGCGGGGGGCGGTGCGACCTGCTCTGACAAGGGGATTCCTTCCGAGGGCTGGATGAGCAGACGACACCGTAACGATCATTGATTTCCGGCGCTGCCCCGCTCGCCTCGTCCGTTCAGCTATTTCCCAGCTTCCTGTGCATGGTCTTTGTCACCAGCCATCTCACCTCGTCGGACTCGGCGTCGGATCGCTACTGTGCGTCGTGGTCGGCGTCGCGGTGGGGCCCGGCGGTGTTGGCGCCTCCGGCGTGGGTGTGGGTGTCACGTTCGGCGTCTCGGGTCGCACCGGCACGCCCGGCGCGCGATGGCCGAAGGGTGCCTGCTCCAGGCAGTACGGGTAGGGCCGCAGTAGCGGGTTGCCGTACTCGTCGATGCGGCCCTCGCAGTCCGGGTAGCCCAGGCGAATCGGGTCGCCGTTCTGGTCGAAGAGCCGGGCGTTCTCCACCAACCGACCCTCGCTGTCGTAGACGAAGACGTCCCGGACATTGTCGTAGGGGCCGTTGATCGACGCAGGGTCGACGCCGTAGTCGCCGTAGCGCATCCGGTCCTCGGCCTGGACCAGGGCGGAGAGCGCGAAGACCACGAGCACTGCGCTGCCGACCTGAAGCGCCGAGCGCGGCCAGCGGCTCAACTGGGCGGAGCGACGGCCGAGCCAGATCGAGGCGAGCACGAAGGCGACAAGCATGATCAGACCGGCGAGCAGTTCGCCGCCGAACCGGGGCAGCACACCGAAGGCGCCCCCGGTGGTGATCACGGTGAGCAGCATGGCCGCCAGGTAACCGCGCAGCACCCACCAGGCGGGCCGCAGCAACCGGAGGAAGTCGCTTGCCGTCTCGTACCCCAGGGCGGGGCCGAGCCCGGTGTCGAGCACCCGGAGCCGGCCCTGGAGCCCGGCCAGCATGGTGGCGACCCGCTGGTCGAGGTTGCGCCCGCGAACCGCACCGACGCCGGCCGCGGCACGCAGCTCGGCGGCGTACGTCTCCGGCTCGCCCAGCCGCTCGACGAGGGTGCCCTCGGATTCGGCGGCGACCTCGGTCAGGTGGTCGGCAAGGTCCTCGGTCAGCTCGTCGCGTTGAGCCGGCGGCAGGTCGGCCAGAGCGGCCCGGACCCGCGTCACATAGTCGGTGATCTCCTGCTCCGTGACGGTCATGCCGCCAGCCCCCGATCGTCGAGCAGACTGTCCATTGTGGTGGCGAACGAGCGCCAGAGCTTGCCGGAGCGGGTCAACTGGTCACGCCCGGCGGCGTTGAGTGCGTAGTACTTGCGGTGCGGGCCGGATTCGCTCGGCACGACGTAGGTGGTGAGCAGGCCCGCGGCGAAGAGCCGGCGCAGCGTGCCGTAGACGGAGGCGTCGCCGACCTCGTCCAGGCCGGCCTCGCGGAGCCGGCGCAGGATGTCGTAGCCGTAGCCGTCCTCCTCGCGGAGCACGGCGAGGACGGCCAGATCGAGCACGCCCTTCAACAACTGTGTGGTGTCCACGCATTGCACACTAGTGCGCAATGCGCAGTAGCGTCAACGCAACTGACACGGCGTGCCACACGGGTTTCTGGAATGTCCCGCCCCGACCCTCTGGAGGCGAGTCGATCAGTCGCCGGCTAGCGCACGGCTGGCTGGAGACTCCAGGCGATGCCGTCGAGGATGTCGTGCTCCGAGGCGACCACCGACGGCATCCCCGCCCGCTCCATGATCACGCGGAGCACCAGCGCGCCCGCGCCGATCACGTCGGCCCGACCCGGATGCATAACCGGGTTCGCCAACCGCTGCTCACGGGTCTGCCCCAGCAGGTCCGAGGTCACCTGGGCGACCGCCTCGTACGACACCCGGGCGTGGTGGATGCGCTCCGGGTCGTACTCCCGTAGGCCCTGCGCGAGCGCCACAACAGTGGTGACCGACCCGGCGAGACCGACAAGGGTGGCCGCCTCGCGGCCCGGCACCGCGGCGAGCGCCCTGTCCACCACTGTCGCGATGTCGGCCTGCGCTGCCGCCACCTGCTCGGGCGTCGGCGGGTCACCGGGCAGGTGCCGCTCGGTCATCCGGACGCAGCCGATGTCCACCGAGATCGCCGCCCGCACCCCACCGTCCCGGTCACCGACCACGAACTCGGTGGAACCGCCGCCGATGTCCACGACAAGGAACGGCTCCTTCGCGTCGGCAGGCAGCCCCCGCACCGCGCCGGTGAACGACAGCCGGGCCTCCTCGTCGCCGGTGACCACCTCGGGCGCCACACCTAGGGTGCGCTGCACCATCTCGGTGAAGTCGGCGGCGTTTGCGGCATCGCGGGAGGCCGACGTGGCACACATCCGCACCCGCTGCGCACCCAACGTCTCGATGTCGGCGGCGTACGACGCCAACGCCACCCGGGTCCGCTCGATCGCCTCCGGTGCGAGTCGCCCGGTGCGGTCCACACCCTGCCCCAGCCGGACGATCTCCATCCGACGGGTCACGTCGACAAGTGGCGCCTCGGCACCTGCGGACTCGTCCGGCAGGTCGGCGATCAACAGTCGGATCGAGTTGGTCCCGCAGTCGATGGCCGCCACACGCGTCGTCACCCCGCAACCCTACGACAGCCGCCGGAAGGGCTCCCGCGCACTCAGAGCCGCAGCAGCATCCGGGTGTTGCCCAGGGTGTTCGGCTTGACCCGCTCCAGGTCCAGGAACTCCGCGACACCCTCGTCGTACGAGCGCAGCAACTGCTCGTACACCGGCTGCGGCACCGGCGCGCCGTCGATCTCACGGAAACCGAACGCGCCGAAGAACTGTGTCTCGAAGGTGAGCACGAAGATCCGTGCCACGCCCAACTCCCGGGCAGCGTCGATCAGCTCGCCCACCAGCCGGTGCCCGATCCGCCGGCCCCGGCACGACGGGTCCACCGCCACAGTGCGGATCTCGGCAAGGTCCTCCCACATGACGTGCAGCGCCCCGCAGCCCACCACCGCGTCGTCGGAGTGGCGGACCGCCACCCGGAACTCCTGCACCTGCTCGTAGAGGGTGACCGTGGCCTTGCTCAGCAGCCGCCGGTCATCGGTGTACGTGTCGACCAGCCGCCGGATGCCCCGCACGTCCCCGGTGCGTGCCCGCCGTACCAGGATCTGACTCTCGGGCGCCGAGGACCCGGCCTGCGCGCTCATTCGGCCGCCGGCACGTCCACGCACGGGCCGGTCGTCCACCAGGGCTCGACCAGCGCCAACGTCTCGTCGCCGAACGGGTTCACACCCGGGCCGGCGCCCAGCGCGTGCCCGACGTGCACATGCAGGCACTTCACCCGCCCGGGCATCCCGCCGGCGGAGATCCCGGCGATCTCCGGCACCTCGGCGATCGCCTCCCGCCGGGCCAGGTAGTCCTCGTGCGCCGCACGGTAGTGGGCGGCCAACTCCGGATCGGCTGCCAGCCGGTCGGCCATCTCCTTCATCAGCCCGGCCGACTCCAGCCGGCTGCACGCCGCCGTCGCACGGGGGCAGGTCAGGTAGAACAGCGTCGGGAACGGGGTGCCGTCGGCCAGGCGGGGCGTCGTCTCCACCACGTCCGGCAGGCCACACGGGCAGCGGTGCGCCACCGCACGGCTGCCCCGGGGCGTACGGCCGAGCTGCGCCGCCACCGCGGCCAGGTCGGCCTCGGTGGCCGGCTCCCGCTGCGGCAGGGGTACGGAATCCGCCGCCGGCTCCGATGGTGGTACGACAGTCACGGTGCCCATCTCTCCTGGTGTGCTGATCGGTGGATCACTTGCCCGGTTGCTGGCTGTCCGCCGCCCGCACGCTCGACCAGAGCGTGTCGTACCAGGTCGTCGGGCCGGCCGGCGTGGCCGGGCCGTCGGGCTTCCCGGCGTCGCGGGCGGCACCCTCCGGGTCGTGCAGCACCACCATCATCTTCTCGCCCGGTTCGCCCATGAAGAACCGTTCCCGGGCCTGCGTCTTGATGTACTCGTCGTCCTTCCACTTCGCCGCCTCGGCGGCGAGCTTCGCGATCTCCTCCTCCTGCGCCGCCTGCGCGGCCTCCATCCGTTCGATGTCGGCCTGCTGGTCCAGGTAGACCTGAACCGGATAGGTGTACGCGAGGGCGAGCGCGATGAGCACCGCGAACAGCACTGTGGCCCGGCCGGTGAAGCGACGGGGGTGGGGTGCGGAGAGCCGCTTCACGGAACCACCGGAGGCGGTACGCCGGGCAGCGGCCGGACGGTTCGCGGAGCGCCCGCCCTCAGCACCCCGGGCGGCGCTCGGTGCCCGGCCGGCAGCGCCGCGCGGCTCGGCGCGTACGCCCGCGTCCCGGACCGACCCACGGATGGCCCGGCCACCGCCCGGCCGGCCGGACTGACCCGGCCGGCGGGCGGGACGCTGACCACCCGGTGTGCGGCGCTGCTGCATCGTCACACCCCTCCCCCGAGGCTTCTACGCGTCTCAGGCCGAACGGTAGCGCGGGAAGGCACCGGCACCGGCGTAGCGCGCCGCGTCGCCCAGCTCCTCCTCGATCCGGAGCAGCTGGTTGTACTTGGCGACCCGGTCGGAGCGGGCCGGCGCGCCCGTCTTGATCTGGCCGCAGCCGGTGGCCACCGCCAGGTCGGCGATTGTGGTGTCCTCGGTCTCGCCGGAACGGTGGCTCATCATGCACTTGAAGCCGGCGCGGTGCGCCAGGTCCACAGCGTCCAGGGTCTCGGTCAGCGAGCCGATCTGGTTGACCTTCACCAGCACGGCGTTCGCCGCCTTCTCCGCGATACCGCGGGCGATGCGCAGCGGGTTTGTCACGAACAGGTCGTCGCCGACGATCTGCACCCGGTCACCGATCGACGCGGTGAGCGTCTGCCAGCCGGTCCAGTCGTCCTCGGCCAGCGGGTCCTCGATCGACACGATCGGGTACTCGTCGGCCAGCTTGGTGTAGTAGGTGCTCATGTCCTCGGCGGACTTGCCGGCACCTTCGAAGGTGTAGGTGCCGTTGTCGAAGAACTCGGTCGCCGCCACGTCGAGGGCGAACACGATGTCCGTGCCGAGCCGGTAGCCGGCCTTCTCGACAGCCTCGGCGATCAGATCCAGGGCCGCCGCGTTGGTCGGCAGGTTCGGCGCGAAGCCGCCCTCGTCGCCGAGCCCGGTCGACAGGCCCTTCTTCTTCAGCACCGACTTCAGCGCGTGGTAGACCTCCGCGCCGGAGCGCAGCGCCTCACGGAAGGTGGGCGCGCCGATCGGCGCGATCATGAACTCCTGGATGTCGACGTTGGAGTCGGCGTGCGCGCCACCGTTGAGGATGTTCATCATCGGCACCGGCAGCAGGTGCGCGTTCGGGCCACCCAGGTAGCGGAAGAGGCTCAGCTCGGCGCTGCCGGCGGCGGCCTTCGCGACCGCGAGGGAGACGCCGAGGATGGCGTTCGCGCCCAGCTCCGACTTGCTGTCGGTGCCGTCGATGTCGAGCATCTTCTGGTCGATCAGCCGCTGCTCGCTGGCCTCGTACCCGATGATCTGGTCGACGATCTTGTCCTCGACGTTGGAGACCGCCTTCTCCACGCCCTTGCCCTGGTAGCGGCCGGCGTCACCGTCGCGCAGCTCGATCGCCTCGAAGGCGCCGGTGGAGGCGCCGGAGGGCACGGCGGCGCGGGCCACAGTGCCGTCGTCCAGGCCGACCTCGACCTCGACCGTGGGGTTGCCCCGCGAGTCGAGAATCTCCCGGGCGACGATTCCCTCGATGGTTGCCACTGAGTCGCTCCTCGTTGTTGATATCCGGTCCGTGGGTGGGCCGCGACGGTGCGGCTGAGGCAGGTGTTGCACGCAGCGTATCGGGCGGCGGGAACGGGCACGGCGTCGCCCGCGCACCCGAGTCGGCCCGTACTGACGGACATTCCCGTATTTCCGGGCCTCAACCGGCAACGAGTTTGCGCTGCGCCGACCCGATCGACCAGGCTGGTCGCCATGCCCGCCGCCTCGACCACCCTCCGCATGCTCGCCGTGTCGGTCATCGCGTCGCTCACGGTCACCGGCTGTC from Micromonospora profundi harbors:
- a CDS encoding AAA family ATPase — translated: MNDVDRSMPAAEVGRLARAVLDAVGTVVVGKRDSLELVLAGILAGGHVLLEDLPGLGKTLTARSFAQALGLDFRRLQFTPDLLPADVTGSFLYDQRTGDFSFRAGPVFTNLLLADEINRTPPKTQSALLEAMQEKQVSVEGVTYKLDEPFHVLATANPIEYEGTYPLPEAQLDRFLLRVSFGYPEHEEEWEVLRRRMGRRREEADIKPVVDAGTLRAMQAALEDVVVEDSIGRYIVSLTAATREHPSVLVGASPRGSLALLLLARVRAVFGGRDYVVPEDVKEVAAPALAHRITLRPEMWLRRVDPAFVVGEVLEATPAPASGALPSYAAGGLRH
- a CDS encoding DUF4129 domain-containing protein, with the protein product MTDGTRPPTPSPTVEPGVLRPVVGLFRRWWPVGAVAALLAAAALASGNSSIGANRIPPAAENIPWVPEYPSEQPAPSYPVEPRDAGEATQAHIPQWIATAALALLGLAILVVLGYLTWILIRGVVRRTTRALPAQRPRRTAEGTAREVVAALDAGLVELDDQDTDPRVAVIACWVRLEDAAAAAGVPRQPGDTPTDLVTRLLRGDPSAGVPAIVSADVLAEFAHVYREARYATRDVDEGTRDQARAALRRLRGELAIVTMGAPEVSP
- a CDS encoding uracil-DNA glycosylase; amino-acid sequence: MAEPRTPDQVVARAARAEDLADLDAAVSDCFACPRLVRWREEVARTRRAAFRDQEYWGRPVPGFGPADARIGILGLAPAAHGGNRTGRIFTGDRSGDVLFAALHRAGLANQPTSVAADDGLALRTTRIFAAVRCAPPDNKPTPVERDTCAPWVHREVTLIRPTLRVVVALGAFAWAAWWPVLRQVYGQRPPSPRPAFGHGAHWSGVAVPELLGCYHVSQQNTFTGRLTPGMLDDVFGRAKQLAEVD
- a CDS encoding dienelactone hydrolase family protein; the protein is MGEMVSYPSNGGTSEGYLAIPASGMTSPAVIVIQEWWGLVPHIRSVADRFAEAGFVALAPDFYHGETTSEPDEAQRLLLALRMDEAAKDIAGAADYLAGRPEVTGKVGAVGFCAGASLALWSATLSERIVATVGFYPVLPWESMRPDWTDYAGKAALIHCSEEDGTSSGEGVQTARRAIEEAGGSCQLYDYPGTAHAFFNDDRPEAFDQRSAASAWARTLEHFRGKLG
- a CDS encoding LppU/SCO3897 family protein; the encoded protein is MSEQVAPPPASDAATPQPAVATPPPAPSEAKKSGAKKALGIIGTILVIVVIAGLKFGIGSFLNKDETADAKAGDCIAELPEITGTEQEKVSGAKVVECTSTDAAYNVVGRVEDQTEAQAKADTACNQFFKEDDEGYIFSSIAPGKTGYVLCLTKKA
- a CDS encoding HAAS signaling domain-containing protein, whose translation is MTVTEQEITDYVTRVRAALADLPPAQRDELTEDLADHLTEVAAESEGTLVERLGEPETYAAELRAAAGVGAVRGRNLDQRVATMLAGLQGRLRVLDTGLGPALGYETASDFLRLLRPAWWVLRGYLAAMLLTVITTGGAFGVLPRFGGELLAGLIMLVAFVLASIWLGRRSAQLSRWPRSALQVGSAVLVVFALSALVQAEDRMRYGDYGVDPASINGPYDNVRDVFVYDSEGRLVENARLFDQNGDPIRLGYPDCEGRIDEYGNPLLRPYPYCLEQAPFGHRAPGVPVRPETPNVTPTPTPEAPTPPGPTATPTTTHSSDPTPSPTR
- a CDS encoding PadR family transcriptional regulator produces the protein MDTTQLLKGVLDLAVLAVLREEDGYGYDILRRLREAGLDEVGDASVYGTLRRLFAAGLLTTYVVPSESGPHRKYYALNAAGRDQLTRSGKLWRSFATTMDSLLDDRGLAA
- a CDS encoding Ppx/GppA phosphatase family protein; this translates as MAAIDCGTNSIRLLIADLPDESAGAEAPLVDVTRRMEIVRLGQGVDRTGRLAPEAIERTRVALASYAADIETLGAQRVRMCATSASRDAANAADFTEMVQRTLGVAPEVVTGDEEARLSFTGAVRGLPADAKEPFLVVDIGGGSTEFVVGDRDGGVRAAISVDIGCVRMTERHLPGDPPTPEQVAAAQADIATVVDRALAAVPGREAATLVGLAGSVTTVVALAQGLREYDPERIHHARVSYEAVAQVTSDLLGQTREQRLANPVMHPGRADVIGAGALVLRVIMERAGMPSVVASEHDILDGIAWSLQPAVR
- a CDS encoding amino-acid N-acetyltransferase, yielding MSAQAGSSAPESQILVRRARTGDVRGIRRLVDTYTDDRRLLSKATVTLYEQVQEFRVAVRHSDDAVVGCGALHVMWEDLAEIRTVAVDPSCRGRRIGHRLVGELIDAARELGVARIFVLTFETQFFGAFGFREIDGAPVPQPVYEQLLRSYDEGVAEFLDLERVKPNTLGNTRMLLRL
- a CDS encoding DUF501 domain-containing protein is translated as MTVVPPSEPAADSVPLPQREPATEADLAAVAAQLGRTPRGSRAVAHRCPCGLPDVVETTPRLADGTPFPTLFYLTCPRATAACSRLESAGLMKEMADRLAADPELAAHYRAAHEDYLARREAIAEVPEIAGISAGGMPGRVKCLHVHVGHALGAGPGVNPFGDETLALVEPWWTTGPCVDVPAAE
- a CDS encoding FtsB family cell division protein, whose amino-acid sequence is MQQRRTPGGQRPARRPGQSGRPGGGRAIRGSVRDAGVRAEPRGAAGRAPSAARGAEGGRSANRPAAARRTASGGSVKRLSAPHPRRFTGRATVLFAVLIALALAYTYPVQVYLDQQADIERMEAAQAAQEEEIAKLAAEAAKWKDDEYIKTQARERFFMGEPGEKMMVVLHDPEGAARDAGKPDGPATPAGPTTWYDTLWSSVRAADSQQPGK
- the eno gene encoding phosphopyruvate hydratase, which codes for MATIEGIVAREILDSRGNPTVEVEVGLDDGTVARAAVPSGASTGAFEAIELRDGDAGRYQGKGVEKAVSNVEDKIVDQIIGYEASEQRLIDQKMLDIDGTDSKSELGANAILGVSLAVAKAAAGSAELSLFRYLGGPNAHLLPVPMMNILNGGAHADSNVDIQEFMIAPIGAPTFREALRSGAEVYHALKSVLKKKGLSTGLGDEGGFAPNLPTNAAALDLIAEAVEKAGYRLGTDIVFALDVAATEFFDNGTYTFEGAGKSAEDMSTYYTKLADEYPIVSIEDPLAEDDWTGWQTLTASIGDRVQIVGDDLFVTNPLRIARGIAEKAANAVLVKVNQIGSLTETLDAVDLAHRAGFKCMMSHRSGETEDTTIADLAVATGCGQIKTGAPARSDRVAKYNQLLRIEEELGDAARYAGAGAFPRYRSA